Proteins encoded within one genomic window of Triticum aestivum cultivar Chinese Spring chromosome 2D, IWGSC CS RefSeq v2.1, whole genome shotgun sequence:
- the LOC123054832 gene encoding transcription factor IBH1: MDGKGATESSNPNRVVESVPSAAVASASAPTKRMLAFHFLRALSRIHGAAGPARRRTRTIRRAAYSSMARATGPRRAWSRALLLQAQARARRSRAETSRRAAVLVRRRVVAGPAAAPAPARAAPVGGQASAAAARAALAPPPPPARQAGEPARSDALRRLVPGGAGMEYCSLLEETADYVRCLRAQVQLMQGLADLFSCQ, encoded by the coding sequence ATGGACGGGAAGGGCGCGACGGAGAGCTCAAACCCTAACCGCGTCGTTGAGAGCGTACCATCGGCGGCCGtggcgtcggcgtcggcgccgaCGAAGCGCATGCTGGCGTTCCACTTCCTGCGCGCGCTGTCCCGGATCCACGGCGCGGCCGGCCCGGCCAGGCGCCGCACGCGCACCATCCGCCGCGCGGCCTACTCATCCATGGCGCGCGCCACCGGGCCGCGCCGCGCATGGAGCCGCGCGCTGCTGCTCCAGGCCCAGGCGCGCGCGCGGAGATCCAGGGCGGAGACGTCGAGGCGGGCCGCGGTGCTCGTACGGCGGCGCGTCGTCGCCGGACCGGcagcagcaccagcaccagcacgcGCCGCTCCTGTCGGCGGACAAGCATCGGCGGCGGCTGCTCGTGCGGCTCTGGCCCCTCCGCCCCCTCCGGCAAGGCAGGCGGGGGAGCCGGCGAGGAGCGACGCGCTGCGGCGGCTCGTCCCCGGAGGCGCCGGGATGGAGTACTGCAGCCTGCTGGAGGAGACCGCCGACTACGTCCGCTGCCTCCGCGCGCAGGTGCAGCTCATGCAGGGCCTCGCCGACCTCTTCTCCTGCCAATGA